A genomic segment from Deltaproteobacteria bacterium encodes:
- a CDS encoding DUF882 domain-containing protein, with the protein MPDHGRRARLRARVARLRVVPARPAPARAHADRPHPHHRRPRVRGARLHPVVLAALLLASRFFVTGDGTLSLVNAHTDERATVRYRRGDATYDTQAIGRIRHLFRSQGDARETDVPLRLVEVLAWLQHTAGGKPLVVLSGYRSPDYNQDLKAQGRAVAGGSLHTEGLAADLAFPRTDLPRLWHRVRDLDCCGAGYYAKEGFLHVDVGRPRFWEATTSRVDENLSAGNARVFARTEFDRYAAGEGVVVTLHAATVPPVLVRREARLGGESVRVESELPEREGCYEVRGPGARLKVVGVPAVRRAPVVLSTCEPRVERTPETVETNPIEVR; encoded by the coding sequence GTGCCGGATCACGGGCGGCGCGCTCGCCTGCGGGCCAGAGTCGCTCGCCTGCGAGTGGTTCCTGCCCGACCGGCTCCCGCCCGGGCTCATGCCGATCGCCCGCATCCGCATCACCGACGCCCTCGCGTGCGAGGTGCGCGCCTTCATCCGGTAGTGCTGGCCGCGCTCCTCCTCGCGTCCCGCTTCTTCGTCACCGGCGACGGGACCCTGTCGCTCGTCAATGCCCACACCGACGAGCGGGCGACGGTCCGCTATCGTCGCGGCGACGCCACCTACGACACTCAGGCGATCGGCCGCATCCGCCATCTCTTCCGCTCGCAGGGCGACGCGCGCGAGACCGACGTCCCGCTCCGGCTGGTCGAGGTCCTCGCCTGGCTCCAGCACACCGCGGGCGGCAAGCCGCTCGTCGTCCTCTCCGGCTACCGGAGCCCCGACTACAACCAGGACCTGAAGGCGCAGGGCAGGGCGGTGGCCGGCGGCTCCCTCCACACCGAGGGCCTTGCCGCCGACCTCGCCTTCCCCCGCACCGACCTCCCGCGCCTCTGGCATCGCGTCCGCGACCTCGACTGCTGCGGCGCCGGCTACTACGCCAAGGAGGGCTTCCTCCACGTCGACGTCGGCCGCCCCCGCTTCTGGGAAGCCACGACGTCGCGCGTCGACGAGAACCTCTCGGCGGGGAACGCGCGGGTGTTCGCGCGGACGGAGTTCGACCGATATGCGGCGGGGGAGGGCGTCGTCGTCACGCTCCATGCCGCGACGGTGCCGCCGGTGCTGGTGCGCCGGGAGGCGCGCCTCGGCGGGGAGTCGGTGCGCGTCGAATCGGAGCTGCCGGAGCGGGAAGGCTGCTACGAGGTGCGCGGGCCGGGCGCGCGGCTGAAGGTCGTGGGGGTGCCTGCGGTGCGGCGAGCGCCGGTCGTCCTGTCGACATGCGAGCCGCGGGTCGAGCGGACGCCGGAGACGGTGGAGACGAACCCGATCGAGGTGAGGTAG
- a CDS encoding NUDIX domain-containing protein, which produces MVIRPGVSAVILRPEGVLLQKRDDNGLWGLPGGSVEPGESVTEAVVREVREETGLEVEPVRLIGVYSAPEHHQIFTYPDGNVIHYVSSSFECRITGGALACGPESLACEWFLPDRLPPGLMPIARIRITDALACEVRAFIR; this is translated from the coding sequence ATGGTCATCCGGCCCGGCGTCTCGGCGGTCATCCTCCGGCCGGAGGGCGTCCTCCTCCAGAAGCGCGACGACAACGGGCTGTGGGGGCTCCCGGGCGGCAGCGTCGAGCCGGGCGAGTCGGTGACCGAGGCCGTCGTCCGCGAGGTCCGCGAGGAGACCGGCCTCGAAGTCGAGCCCGTCCGCCTGATCGGCGTCTACTCGGCGCCCGAGCACCATCAGATCTTCACCTACCCCGACGGCAACGTCATCCACTACGTGAGCTCGTCGTTCGAGTGCCGGATCACGGGCGGCGCGCTCGCCTGCGGGCCAGAGTCGCTCGCCTGCGAGTGGTTCCTGCCCGACCGGCTCCCGCCCGGGCTCATGCCGATCGCCCGCATCCGCATCACCGACGCCCTCGCGTGCGAGGTGCGCGCCTTCATCCGGTAG